Within the Candidatus Limnocylindrales bacterium genome, the region ATTTAAACAAAAAATCACCCTTTCAGGAGATTTTTCTTTATTTGAAAAATAGAATTGAGCTGTTCTAAAATAAAATAGGCTTCCTTCCAAATAGATACTAGTTAATTTTATTGCTAATTTTTTAATACAGACTAAAAGTTGGAGGATTAAAATCAAGCTTTTACAAGGGTCTTAGAAATTAGAAAGTAGAAGAATAGAAACCATCCCAGCCAATGTGGCAGGGTTTTATAAAAGACTTTTAAATACCCGGTCAATGTGACCGAATTTCAATGACTCCCTAAAGGTAGCTACGTCATCCCGACAGGATTAAAGTCTTAACTTTCCCTCTGTAGAGCCAGGGTATTAAGTTAGACAGATTCGGAGAGACGCGGGCCTTGCGCTTATTCTCTAACTGTCAGAACCTGTCCTGAATCCCTGGATAAAACCCAGGACAGGCCTGTCGAAAAGGGCCTTATAAAACAGGGTACCCTTACAGGGTTTTAAGGATTTTTAGGACTTTGTGGCTGTCAACAAGCTGTTCTTACGGGATTTTAACCCTTAATATCTTATTGCCCGGTAGCGGAGTGAATAGCCTTTGTAATAAGTTAAATAAAGCTACCGTAGAGTTATTTTATTAGAAAAATCATCTGGAAAGAAAAAGTAATTTCAGGTGAGAACATACGTTGCATATGTTTGTCATATTCTATAAAGATGGATCTATGAACAGAAATCTAAACAAAAAGAAGGTATTGGAAGGAGGGATCATTGCTTTTCTCGGATGGTTACTTTCTCCCCTTTCCTGGTGGAACGATGCCTTTGTAAATATCCCTATTGCCTGGTTCGTTGCCAGTATCGTGAAAGTATTCTTCCCAACGATGTTTTTACCGGCTTTTCTGGTGGCCTACTGGGCCACAAATTTCTTAGGTCTGTGGTTAATGTATTACGGTACGAAGCGGGCACAGTCGAAGAGACTCTCTTCTAAAGAAATCTGGACCTCTTTGATCTGTTCCATTTTATATATGCTCATTATTATCCTTCTCATTAAGCTAGATATCCTTAGACCCATTCCTTTGTAAGGGGTTTTCATAAATCTATGGGCAAAGAAACCATTCTTATCATAGATAGTGATCTGATGATTCTCTCCGGAATATCCAAGCTTTTAGAGCGGGAGGGATATCAGGCCTTAACCGCATCCAACGGTTCTGAAGGTATTAAGGTAATTAAGGAAAAACGAATCGATCTTATTATTCTGGATGGAAATTTACTGGAGCTGGAAGAAATAAAAAAACGGAGGGTAAGAAGACGGGTCCAAAATCTTCCGGCCATCATTATGAGACCTCGGGTTGATACCGAGAAACCGAATTCTGCCTCTGTCTTTAAGTCCATTGAATATCTGAATAAGCCTTTCAAGGCAGAAGAGTTGATGACCGTAGTAAAAAGATTTCTTCAACGTTCTACATGACTGTTTTTAAAGCTCTTTTTGTTTTTATTCTGACTTACGTTCTCATCTCGACCCGAGAAGTCCCCGGAATTAAGCTGGATCGTCCGGCTGGAGCCTTATTAGGTGCTGTTCTGATGGTTCTCTTGAAGGTCATGACGCTGGAAGAAGCCTATCGCTCCATCGACTTTAATACCATTACGCTGCTACTGGGGATGATGATCCTCATTGCTTACCTTCGTATGGCCGGGTTTTTCCGATTTCTCTCCTATTGGCTTTTAAGCCACGCTAAGAGCCCTTTTCACCTGTTAATCTCCCTGGTGTTCCTTTCCGGAATTCTGTCAGCCCTGTTTGTTAATGATACCATCTGTATCATGTTGACCCCCCTTCTTTTAACCATCACTTTGATTGCCCGGCTTAATCCGGTCCCTTTTTTAATTGCTCTGGCCACCTCGGCCAATATTGGAAGTGTGATGACCCTTACGGGAAATCCTCAAAATATGCTCATCGGAGTCTTTTCAGGCTGGCATTATGGAAAGTTTATTCTTTACATGCTGCCTGTAGGGCTCATAAGCCTTTTAATTAACGTTTTGGTTATCGCCTTTATGTTCAGAAAGGAAATTCGATGGGATGCCTTCGAGGAATTGCATTTAATTTCCCCTCGGGTGAGTCCAAGACTTTTGGCTAAATCCCTGCTGGTTTCTACATTGGTATTGGTTGGATTTCTGGCTGGCTTTGAGCTTCCCCTGGTAGCCATTGTAGGAGGGGTTGCCATCATCATTTTAGCGAATAAACGTCCCACTCTGGCTTTTAGACAGGTGGATTGGGTTCTTCTTTTATTCTTTTCCGGGCTGTTCGTGGTGGTGGAAGGGGTCAATAAAGTTGGCCTTGTGGAGATAATTCATGAAAAGATTCGTCCCCTCTTTGGAACTTCCTCGACCTGGCAGATCATCAGCTTCAGTTTTTTTTCTATACTTTTATCCAACCTGGTTTCCAACGTCCCCTTCGTTATGCTGGCTAAAGATTGGATCGGTAAGTTTATGAATCCTCAACTCATGTGGCTGGTTTTAGCCATGAGCAGTACATTTGCCGGAAATCTAACCATTGTCGGATCTGTGGCCAATATGATCGTGCTCGAACTTTCTAAAAACGTTGCCCCTATCGGCTTTTGGGAATATTTCAGAGTGGGCTTTCCGGTTACGCTACTTTCCACACTGGCCGGTATTCTGATTTTTATTTTGTATAGCCGGTATCTTTTCTGATTTACCCATTATCCGATGTCTGGAGTTATAGAAATAACGGCGTGTCGGCGGCCGGCCCTACCTGACCGATCATGGACATAGCTCTTTAATTTTGGCTCGGATATCTGGACTTTTCATCAAACTTTCTCCCACCAGAATCCCATGGACCCCCGCCGCCTTCAAAGCCAAAACATCCTCCCGACGGTGAATTCCACTTTCACTTACGATGATGCGATCTTGAGGAATATGGGGTAGAAGGGTAAAGGTTGTTGCCAAATCCGTATAAAAGGTGTTGAGATCCCGGTTATTGATTCCAAGGATAGGAGCTTCCAGAGGAAGTACCCGGTCCAGCTCCGCTCGGGTATGGATTTCAACCAGACAATCCAGGGCAAGGTCTCCGGCCAAAGCCAGAAAATCCTTTAATTGATTATCTTCCAACAGGGCCACAATAAGCAAAATGGCACTGGCTCCAAAGGCCTTCGCTTCATAAATCTGATAACTATCGAAGATGAAGTCCTTACGGAGGAGGGGAAGATGAACGGTTTCGTGGATCTGTTTAAGGTATTCCAGGTCTCCTTGGAAAAAATGCCGGTCTGTCAAGACGGAGATGGCATCGGCCCCACTTTCTTCATAAAGTTTAGCAATCTCAATGGGATTAAAATCAGCCCGAATGATCCCCTGGGAAGGGGAAGCTTTCTTAACCTCGGCAATTAAATGAATATGGGCCGAAGGTCGAAGAGCCGCTCTAAAATTAGAACTTTTATCAACGGCCCTGGCCAGCTCTTTAAGATGGGCCAGGGGAACTTCCTTTTTCCTTTGTTCTAATTCCCTCTTTTTATAGGTAACAATTTTATGTAGAATAGATGGAACGGTCATTTACAGTCGACATGGATGGTAGACCGTAAAGGAAATCCTTGGGTTCCTCTACCGTCCGGAGCTCACTTTCCTAATTTTTTAATTCCCGGATAAATTTTTTTATACCCTCGATTTTCTCCCCTTCAGGCAATTGATTATACAAATTAATCAAGGCACTCCCGACCACTGCAATCTCGGCATGGGGGGCCAGGGCCTGTATATGCTCTTTCTTGGAAATCCCGAATCCTACGGCTAAAGGGAGGTGGATCAACTGCCTGACTCGTTTCAGGTAATCCATCAATTCTGGGGCCAGTTCGGCTCTTGCTCCTGTGATTCCATAACGAGATACAGCATAAACAAATCCCCTGGCATAGTTGGCCAGCATCTTAAGCCGTTTCTCTGTACTGGCCGGAGAGACCACGATAATTGGGGCCAGGCCGTATTGGTTACAGGCTTCGTAATAATGTTCTTCCGACTCCTCATCCGGGGGAATATCCGGTACGATTAAACCCTGAGCCCCGGCTTTGGCCGCATCCTGACAGAACTTTTCAACGCCATAATTAAATATCAGATTATAATATCCCATGAAAAGCAGGGGAGCCTCCATCTCACCGGACAATTGGGACATCACCCGCAGACAATCTCGCATTTTCGTTCCTTGGTCTAAGGAAACCTTGTTCGCTATCAAAATAGTAGGTCCGTCCGCAACCGGATCTGAAAAAGGCATCTGAAGCTCGATCAGATCTGCGCCCGTTTCCTCCATGGCTTTAACCAGGCGAATCGTCTCCTCAAGCCTTGGATATCCCACTACCACATGGGTCATAAGCCCCAATTTACGTTTCTGCCGGAGGGTTTCAAGGGTCTGTAAAAGTTTCCTCATTTTGTCCGTTGCCTGTTGTCCGTTGTAAAGTCTGAAGTCATCCTTTGAATCTTTACCCGCAAAGACCTTTCACCGTTACTTTCCATCCAAAAACAACGAACAACAGATAACTCATTTTACGTTACGTGTTCTGGGTGGTTAACTTTACTTTTCAAAAACTCCTGCCATTTGATATCCTTTAAGGCTTCGGCAATGATAAAGATATCTTTATCTCCACGTCCGGAGAGATTGACGACGATGATTTTATCCCGATCCAGTTTCGGAGCCAGTTTAATGGCCTCTGCTACGGCGTGGGCCGATTCCAATGCCGGAATAATCCCTTCGGTTCGGATTAAGACCTGAAGAGCCTCTAAGGCTTCTTCATCGGTGGCATAGGAAGCCTGAACCCGTCCGGATTCCCACAGGTAGCTGATCTCGGGTCCTACGCCTGCATAATCCAGTCCGGCAGAAACGCTATGGGTTTTCATAATCTGACCGTCTTCATCTTGAAGGAAAAAGGATTTAAATCCTTCCACAACCCCCAATCGGCCTCCTTGAAAGCGGGCCGCATGCTCCCCCGGCCGAATCCCCCGGCCACCTGCTTCAACGCCGATCAGGTGGACCTTTTCCTCATTTAAAAATTCATAAAAAATTCCCATAGCATTACTTCCTCCGCCGACGCAGGCAATAATATAATCCGGAAGTCGCCCTTCTTGTTCCTGGAGCTGTTTTCTCACTTCACGACCCACCACCGATTGAAAATCCCGGACGATGGTCGGATAAGGATGGGGGCCTACGGCACTACCCAGAAGGTAATAGGTATCCCGGACATTCTCAATCCAATCTTTAAGGGCCGCATTTACCGCATCGGTAAGGGTTTTGTTCCCAAAGGTAACCGGTCGAACCTCGGCACCTAACCTCTCCATCCAAAATACATTGGGACGTTGCCGGGCTACATCTACCTCACCCATATAAATCACACATTGAAACCCAAACTTGGCCGCAACCGTAGCCGATGCAAGACCATGCTGCCCGGCCCCTGTCTCTGCAATAATCCTTCGCTTGCCCATCCGTTTTGCCAATAAAGCCTGTCCCAGACAGTGATTGATCTTATGGGCTCCGGTATGATTAAGGCCTTCATTTTTTACATAAATTTTTGCTCCCTGGAGTTGTCGGGAAAGATTGGAACAAAAATAAAGCGGCGTGGGACGTCCTGAATAATGGGTGTAAAGATCGTTTAGCTCTTTATGAAACGCCGGATCCTTTTTGGCCTCTAAATAAGCCGCTTCTAATTCTTCCAGGGCAGGAAAAAGCATCTCCGGTACATAACGCCCTCCATAAATACCAAAATGACCCCGTTCATCCGGTAGAGCTTGATAATTTGTAACTTGAACAGCTATGCTTTTCATCTATCCTGCAGGGTTTGTGATCTGCCGTCCGTTAAGAACTGCGGACTCCCAACCACGAACCCTTTCAACAAATTTCTTAATCTTTGCTGGATCCTTTCGACCCTCGGTTTCAACACCAGAACTTACATCAACAGCCATGGGAGAAGTCTCTTGAATAGCTTTACTGACATTCTCCGGGGTTAATCCTCCCGCCAAGAAAAATGGTTTTTTAAAAGTTAACTTCACTTCCCGGGTAATCCTTTGTAACCGGGTCCAATCAAAAATCTGTCCACTTCCCCCTTGGATGTTATCGAAGAGATAGTAGGGGACGTTTTGTTGATATAATGTTAACTTTGTAGAGTCAAACCCGGGACCCACTCCAAAGGTTTTAATAACCGGTCGGAGGATTTCGCAGCAATACTCTGGGCTTTCCTTGCCATGAAGCTGAACATAATCCAGTTCTACCTGCTCTGCAATCCGATTAACCTCTTCCTGAGGGGAGTCCAGGAACACACCCACAAATTTAACCTG harbors:
- a CDS encoding response regulator, with product MGKETILIIDSDLMILSGISKLLEREGYQALTASNGSEGIKVIKEKRIDLIILDGNLLELEEIKKRRVRRRVQNLPAIIMRPRVDTEKPNSASVFKSIEYLNKPFKAEELMTVVKRFLQRST
- a CDS encoding anion transporter — its product is MTVFKALFVFILTYVLISTREVPGIKLDRPAGALLGAVLMVLLKVMTLEEAYRSIDFNTITLLLGMMILIAYLRMAGFFRFLSYWLLSHAKSPFHLLISLVFLSGILSALFVNDTICIMLTPLLLTITLIARLNPVPFLIALATSANIGSVMTLTGNPQNMLIGVFSGWHYGKFILYMLPVGLISLLINVLVIAFMFRKEIRWDAFEELHLISPRVSPRLLAKSLLVSTLVLVGFLAGFELPLVAIVGGVAIIILANKRPTLAFRQVDWVLLLFFSGLFVVVEGVNKVGLVEIIHEKIRPLFGTSSTWQIISFSFFSILLSNLVSNVPFVMLAKDWIGKFMNPQLMWLVLAMSSTFAGNLTIVGSVANMIVLELSKNVAPIGFWEYFRVGFPVTLLSTLAGILIFILYSRYLF
- the trpC gene encoding indole-3-glycerol phosphate synthase TrpC, encoding MTVPSILHKIVTYKKRELEQRKKEVPLAHLKELARAVDKSSNFRAALRPSAHIHLIAEVKKASPSQGIIRADFNPIEIAKLYEESGADAISVLTDRHFFQGDLEYLKQIHETVHLPLLRKDFIFDSYQIYEAKAFGASAILLIVALLEDNQLKDFLALAGDLALDCLVEIHTRAELDRVLPLEAPILGINNRDLNTFYTDLATTFTLLPHIPQDRIIVSESGIHRREDVLALKAAGVHGILVGESLMKSPDIRAKIKELCP
- the trpA gene encoding tryptophan synthase subunit alpha; protein product: MRKLLQTLETLRQKRKLGLMTHVVVGYPRLEETIRLVKAMEETGADLIELQMPFSDPVADGPTILIANKVSLDQGTKMRDCLRVMSQLSGEMEAPLLFMGYYNLIFNYGVEKFCQDAAKAGAQGLIVPDIPPDEESEEHYYEACNQYGLAPIIVVSPASTEKRLKMLANYARGFVYAVSRYGITGARAELAPELMDYLKRVRQLIHLPLAVGFGISKKEHIQALAPHAEIAVVGSALINLYNQLPEGEKIEGIKKFIRELKN
- the trpB gene encoding tryptophan synthase subunit beta, whose translation is MKSIAVQVTNYQALPDERGHFGIYGGRYVPEMLFPALEELEAAYLEAKKDPAFHKELNDLYTHYSGRPTPLYFCSNLSRQLQGAKIYVKNEGLNHTGAHKINHCLGQALLAKRMGKRRIIAETGAGQHGLASATVAAKFGFQCVIYMGEVDVARQRPNVFWMERLGAEVRPVTFGNKTLTDAVNAALKDWIENVRDTYYLLGSAVGPHPYPTIVRDFQSVVGREVRKQLQEQEGRLPDYIIACVGGGSNAMGIFYEFLNEEKVHLIGVEAGGRGIRPGEHAARFQGGRLGVVEGFKSFFLQDEDGQIMKTHSVSAGLDYAGVGPEISYLWESGRVQASYATDEEALEALQVLIRTEGIIPALESAHAVAEAIKLAPKLDRDKIIVVNLSGRGDKDIFIIAEALKDIKWQEFLKSKVNHPEHVT
- a CDS encoding phosphoribosylanthranilate isomerase, whose amino-acid sequence is MVQIKICGIRDLETAGFCIEQGVNFLGLVFYPPSKRYINPIVARDIVRTFRDQVKFVGVFLDSPQEEVNRIAEQVELDYVQLHGKESPEYCCEILRPVIKTFGVGPGFDSTKLTLYQQNVPYYLFDNIQGGSGQIFDWTRLQRITREVKLTFKKPFFLAGGLTPENVSKAIQETSPMAVDVSSGVETEGRKDPAKIKKFVERVRGWESAVLNGRQITNPAG